In Streptomyces asoensis, a single genomic region encodes these proteins:
- a CDS encoding transporter substrate-binding domain-containing protein, with the protein MNTLPGRRNRVLAATTVAAGLMLVAACTSTDDGASGSKTAAGGVELVKAGQLTTCTHLPYPPFQSEIDGKVQGFDVSLIDLVAEDLGVKQVITDTPFENFKTGAFLNSGQCDLAAAGMTITDERKKNVDFSDPYFDATQAVLVDKGAGVTSLADVKAKGVKLGAQAQTTGEDYAKKQGFDPVSFESSDAVLNGLRTGQVKAVIIDYPVVQGWLKTKANADAFKVVDNLNTGEQYGFTVKKGNTKLVAAINKALADARADGTYKKLYEKWIGPYDAAAASPSAAASAS; encoded by the coding sequence GTGAACACCCTCCCCGGCCGCCGGAACCGCGTCCTGGCCGCCACCACCGTGGCGGCCGGGCTCATGCTCGTCGCCGCCTGCACCTCCACCGATGACGGCGCCAGCGGCTCCAAGACCGCCGCCGGCGGGGTCGAGCTCGTCAAGGCGGGCCAGCTCACCACCTGCACCCACCTGCCCTACCCTCCGTTCCAGTCGGAGATCGACGGCAAGGTGCAGGGCTTCGACGTGTCCCTGATCGACCTGGTGGCCGAGGACCTGGGCGTCAAGCAGGTGATCACCGACACGCCGTTCGAGAACTTCAAGACCGGCGCCTTCCTCAACTCCGGGCAGTGCGACCTGGCCGCGGCCGGCATGACCATCACCGACGAGCGCAAGAAGAACGTCGACTTCTCCGACCCCTACTTCGACGCGACCCAGGCCGTCCTGGTCGACAAGGGCGCGGGCGTCACCTCGCTCGCCGACGTGAAGGCCAAGGGCGTCAAGCTCGGCGCACAGGCGCAGACCACCGGCGAGGACTACGCGAAGAAGCAGGGCTTCGACCCCGTCTCCTTCGAGTCCTCCGACGCCGTCCTCAACGGCCTGCGCACCGGCCAGGTCAAGGCCGTCATCATCGACTACCCGGTCGTCCAGGGCTGGCTGAAGACCAAGGCCAACGCCGACGCCTTCAAGGTCGTCGACAACCTCAACACCGGCGAGCAGTACGGCTTCACGGTGAAGAAGGGCAACACGAAGCTGGTCGCCGCGATCAACAAGGCGCTCGCCGACGCCAGGGCCGACGGCACCTACAAGAAGCTGTACGAGAAGTGGATCGGCCCCTACGACGCCGCGGCCGCCTCCCCGTCGGCCGCCGCCTCGGCCTCCTGA
- a CDS encoding amino acid ABC transporter permease has protein sequence MADTDVRLQPKKKGLTRRQKRRLSRGAQYVVFVAAVIVFATTADWGRLKNQFAQWDIARQMFPDVLTLALKNTVLYTVSGFVLGLLLGLVIALMRLSSVGPYRWVAGVYIEIFRGLPALLIFVFIGVAVPLAFPGTEIVGGTYGKAALGLGLIGAAYMAETFRAGIQAVPKGQLEAARSLGFSPARAMVSVIIPQAFRIILPPLTNELIMLFKDSSLVLLLGVTLEERELSKYGRDLASTTANSTPILVAGLCYLLVTIPLGFVVRRMEAKAQEAVK, from the coding sequence ATGGCCGATACCGACGTACGGCTCCAGCCGAAGAAAAAGGGCCTCACCCGACGGCAGAAGCGCCGTCTCTCGCGCGGCGCGCAGTATGTCGTCTTCGTGGCCGCCGTGATCGTCTTCGCGACCACGGCGGACTGGGGCCGGCTGAAGAACCAGTTCGCCCAGTGGGACATCGCCCGGCAGATGTTCCCGGACGTCCTCACCCTGGCGCTGAAGAACACCGTCCTGTACACGGTGTCCGGCTTCGTCCTCGGACTGCTGCTGGGCCTGGTCATCGCGCTGATGCGGCTGTCCTCCGTGGGCCCGTACCGCTGGGTGGCCGGGGTCTACATCGAGATCTTCCGCGGCCTGCCCGCCCTGCTGATCTTCGTGTTCATCGGCGTGGCCGTGCCGCTGGCCTTCCCCGGCACCGAGATCGTCGGCGGCACGTACGGCAAGGCGGCGCTCGGACTCGGCCTGATCGGGGCCGCCTACATGGCGGAGACGTTCCGCGCGGGGATCCAGGCCGTGCCCAAGGGCCAGCTGGAGGCCGCGCGGTCGCTGGGCTTCTCGCCCGCCCGCGCGATGGTCTCGGTGATCATCCCGCAGGCGTTCCGGATCATCCTCCCGCCGCTCACCAACGAGCTGATCATGCTCTTCAAGGACTCCTCCCTGGTCCTGCTGCTCGGGGTGACACTGGAGGAGCGCGAACTGTCCAAGTACGGCCGCGACCTGGCCAGTACGACAGCCAACTCCACGCCGATCCTGGTCGCCGGCCTGTGCTACCTGCTGGTGACCATCCCGCTCGGCTTCGTCGTGCGCCGCATGGAGGCGAAGGCCCAGGAGGCCGTGAAATGA
- a CDS encoding amino acid ABC transporter ATP-binding protein codes for MSRPEIEVRDLHKSFGANEVLRGIDLEIGRGEVVCVIGPSGSGKSTLLRCVNLLEEPTGGRVFVGGTELTDPDVDIDAVRRRIGMVFQQFNLFPHLSVTENLTLPQRRVLGRGKAEAAKVAAENLERVGLSEKASAYPASLSGGQQQRVAIARALAMGPEVMLFDEPTSALDPELVGDVLAVMRMLADEGMTMMVVTHEMSFAREVADRVVFMDGGVIVEDGVPAEVIGRPRHERTRHFLSRLLDPAMAQVEEGTSGQVGAPEQ; via the coding sequence ATGAGCCGACCGGAGATCGAGGTCCGCGACCTGCACAAGTCGTTCGGCGCCAACGAGGTGCTGCGCGGCATCGACCTGGAGATCGGCCGGGGCGAGGTCGTCTGTGTGATCGGCCCGTCCGGGTCGGGCAAGTCGACGCTGCTGCGCTGCGTGAACCTGCTGGAGGAGCCCACCGGGGGCCGGGTGTTCGTGGGCGGCACCGAGCTCACCGACCCCGACGTCGACATCGACGCCGTACGCCGCCGCATCGGCATGGTCTTCCAGCAGTTCAACCTGTTCCCGCACCTGTCGGTCACCGAGAACCTCACGCTGCCGCAGCGCCGGGTCCTCGGGCGCGGCAAGGCGGAGGCGGCGAAGGTGGCCGCCGAGAACCTGGAGCGGGTGGGACTGTCGGAGAAGGCGAGCGCCTACCCCGCCTCGCTCTCCGGTGGTCAGCAGCAGCGGGTGGCGATCGCCCGCGCGCTGGCCATGGGCCCCGAGGTGATGCTCTTCGACGAGCCCACCTCGGCGCTCGACCCGGAACTGGTCGGGGACGTCCTCGCGGTCATGCGCATGCTCGCCGACGAGGGCATGACGATGATGGTCGTCACGCACGAGATGAGCTTCGCCCGTGAGGTGGCCGACCGGGTCGTCTTCATGGACGGCGGGGTGATCGTGGAGGACGGCGTCCCGGCCGAGGTCATCGGCCGCCCCCGCCACGAACGCACCCGGCACTTCCTGTCCCGGCTCCTCGACCCGGCGATGGCCCAGGTGGAGGAAGGCACCTCCGGCCAGGTGGGCGCGCCCGAGCAGTAG
- a CDS encoding amidohydrolase family protein, giving the protein MSDRAVLHVKGRILTGSDEVRDGLWVVDGRITYDRPVGARDVRTVEGWALPGLVDAHCHVGLGAHGPVDRDVAEEQALADRDAGTLLIRDAGSPSDTRWTDAREDLPKIIRAGRHIARTRRYLRGYAHEIEPDDLVAYVAREARRGDGWVKLVGDWIDREVGDLAPSWPREAAAAAIAEAHRLGARVTAHCFAENSLRDLVESGIDCVEHATGLTEDLVPLFASRGVAIVPTLVNIATFPKLAAGGEAKFPRWAAHLRRLHERRYDTVRAAYDAGIPVFVGTDAGGTLPHGLVAAEVAELVTAGIPAVEALSATTWGARAWLGRPGLDEGAPADLVVYETDPRADVRVLAAPRRVVLNGAVVS; this is encoded by the coding sequence ATGAGCGATCGCGCGGTGCTGCACGTGAAGGGCCGGATCCTGACGGGGTCCGACGAAGTCCGCGACGGACTGTGGGTCGTCGACGGCCGGATCACCTACGACCGTCCCGTCGGCGCCCGCGACGTCCGCACCGTCGAGGGCTGGGCCCTGCCGGGGCTGGTCGACGCGCACTGCCACGTGGGCCTGGGCGCGCACGGCCCCGTCGACCGGGACGTCGCCGAGGAGCAGGCGCTGGCCGACCGCGATGCCGGCACCCTGCTGATCCGCGACGCCGGCTCGCCCTCGGACACCCGGTGGACCGACGCCCGCGAGGACCTCCCGAAGATCATCCGGGCGGGCCGGCACATCGCCCGCACCCGGCGCTACCTGCGCGGCTACGCGCACGAGATCGAACCCGACGACCTGGTCGCGTACGTCGCCCGGGAGGCCCGGCGCGGTGACGGCTGGGTCAAGCTCGTCGGCGACTGGATCGACCGCGAGGTCGGTGACCTGGCTCCCAGCTGGCCCCGGGAGGCGGCCGCGGCGGCCATCGCGGAGGCCCACCGGCTGGGCGCCCGGGTCACGGCGCACTGCTTCGCGGAGAACTCGCTCCGCGACCTCGTCGAGTCCGGCATCGACTGCGTCGAGCACGCGACGGGCCTGACCGAGGACCTCGTCCCGCTGTTCGCCTCCCGCGGGGTGGCGATCGTGCCGACCCTCGTCAACATCGCCACGTTCCCGAAGCTCGCGGCCGGCGGCGAAGCCAAGTTCCCGCGCTGGGCCGCCCATCTGCGCCGCCTGCACGAACGCCGTTACGACACCGTCCGCGCCGCCTACGACGCAGGCATCCCCGTCTTCGTCGGCACGGACGCCGGCGGCACGCTGCCGCACGGCCTGGTGGCCGCCGAGGTGGCGGAACTGGTGACGGCGGGCATCCCGGCGGTGGAGGCGCTCTCGGCGACCACATGGGGCGCGCGCGCCTGGCTCGGACGCCCCGGTCTGGACGAGGGCGCTCCGGCGGATCTGGTGGTCTACGAGACGGACCCGCGCGCCGACGTACGCGTGCTCGCGGCCCCTCGACGGGTGGTCCTGAACGGCGCGGTGGTGAGCTGA
- a CDS encoding SCO1860 family LAETG-anchored protein, producing MNGNNFPLPARARRAATVCAVTALAAGPALLAGADTAHATSGQGRAGASVLRTGLDVALLGEAADVPLAVSLNEVEAPRSAEKTALTARLHGVHGGRPFDVLRADVAEAKATVEDGRAEASVRLVRARLHVPGLPLLSLVEVGTVTSRATCEAGRTPVAVSDLPGAVTVLGKRVSVSTGGPTDVRVPGVGEVRLDLSKRATTSRTAAATALELTVSVDPSKLGVARVTGTMTLAKATCETPPAADGEAQAPPSPQKPEPEPEQEQEQEQEQERPAGADASPSGDVRAQGAPARADLAQTGGGSLTPYIAGGAIALLAVGAGTVTLARRRP from the coding sequence TTGAACGGCAACAACTTCCCGCTGCCCGCGCGCGCCCGTCGCGCGGCCACCGTCTGCGCGGTCACGGCCCTGGCCGCCGGCCCCGCGCTCCTGGCCGGCGCGGACACCGCGCACGCGACCTCCGGCCAGGGCCGGGCCGGTGCGTCCGTCCTGCGCACCGGTCTCGACGTGGCGCTGCTCGGCGAGGCGGCCGACGTCCCGCTCGCCGTCTCCCTGAACGAGGTGGAGGCGCCGCGCAGCGCCGAGAAGACCGCGCTCACCGCCCGGCTGCACGGCGTCCACGGGGGAAGACCGTTCGACGTCCTGCGCGCGGACGTCGCCGAGGCGAAGGCGACCGTCGAGGACGGCCGGGCCGAGGCCTCCGTCCGCCTGGTCCGCGCCAGGCTGCACGTCCCGGGCCTGCCGCTGCTCTCCCTCGTCGAGGTCGGCACGGTCACCTCGCGGGCGACCTGCGAGGCGGGCCGGACCCCGGTCGCGGTCTCCGACCTGCCCGGTGCGGTGACGGTCCTGGGCAAGAGGGTGTCGGTGAGCACCGGCGGCCCGACGGACGTGAGGGTCCCGGGCGTGGGCGAGGTCCGCCTGGACCTGTCGAAGCGGGCGACCACCTCCCGCACGGCCGCCGCCACGGCCCTCGAACTCACCGTCTCCGTCGACCCGTCGAAACTCGGGGTGGCCCGGGTGACGGGCACGATGACCCTCGCGAAGGCGACCTGCGAGACGCCACCGGCGGCGGACGGGGAGGCCCAGGCCCCGCCGTCGCCCCAGAAGCCGGAGCCGGAGCCGGAGCAGGAGCAGGAGCAGGAGCAGGAGCAGGAGCGGCCGGCGGGCGCCGACGCGTCCCCGTCCGGGGACGTCAGGGCACAGGGCGCCCCCGCCCGGGCCGACCTGGCGCAGACCGGCGGCGGTTCCCTGACCCCGTACATCGCGGGCGGCGCGATCGCCCTGCTGGCCGTAGGCGCAGGAACGGTCACCCTGGCCCGCCGCCGCCCCTGA
- the cobC gene encoding Rv2231c family pyridoxal phosphate-dependent protein CobC has translation MRTDGSAASHLPGGAGGADGHDLRHHGDAEVRDDGSALVDLAVNVRADTPPRWLRERVAASLGGLAAYPDGRAARAAVAARHGLPVERVLLTAGAAEAFVLLARALEVRRPVVVHPQFTEPEAALRDAGHEVERVVLRPQDGFRLDPAAVPEAADLVVIGNPTNPTSVLHPAGTIARLARPGRTLVVDEAFMDAVPGEREALAGRTDVPGLVVLRSLTKTWGLAGLRIGYVLASPRTVAGLERAQPLWPVSTPALVAAQACMGPQALAEAAHAAHRVAADRAHLVAGLEEFGADGVRVVGPAEGPFVLVRLPRADAVRRQLRTLGFAVRRGDTFPGLDEEWLRLAVRDRPTVNRFLQALDQSLSLTRP, from the coding sequence ATGCGCACTGACGGGTCCGCCGCGAGCCACCTACCCGGCGGCGCCGGGGGTGCCGACGGTCACGACCTGCGTCATCACGGGGACGCGGAGGTGCGCGACGACGGCTCGGCCCTCGTCGACCTGGCGGTGAACGTCCGCGCGGACACGCCGCCGCGCTGGCTGCGGGAGCGCGTCGCGGCGTCCCTCGGCGGCCTCGCGGCCTACCCGGACGGGCGGGCCGCGCGGGCCGCCGTCGCCGCGCGGCACGGGCTGCCCGTCGAGCGGGTCCTGCTGACGGCGGGCGCGGCGGAGGCGTTCGTCCTGCTCGCACGGGCCCTGGAGGTCCGGCGGCCCGTCGTGGTGCACCCGCAGTTCACGGAGCCGGAGGCCGCGCTGCGGGACGCCGGGCACGAGGTGGAGCGGGTGGTGCTGCGCCCGCAGGACGGTTTCCGACTGGACCCGGCGGCCGTGCCCGAGGCGGCCGACCTGGTCGTGATCGGCAATCCGACCAACCCCACGTCGGTGCTGCACCCGGCCGGGACGATCGCCCGGCTGGCCCGGCCCGGGCGCACCCTGGTGGTCGACGAGGCGTTCATGGACGCGGTGCCGGGCGAGCGGGAGGCCCTGGCCGGGCGGACGGACGTGCCCGGCCTGGTGGTGCTGCGCAGCCTGACGAAGACCTGGGGTCTCGCGGGGCTGCGCATCGGCTATGTGCTCGCCTCCCCGCGGACCGTGGCCGGGCTGGAGCGGGCGCAGCCGCTGTGGCCGGTGTCCACGCCCGCGCTGGTGGCGGCGCAGGCGTGCATGGGCCCGCAGGCGCTGGCGGAGGCGGCGCACGCGGCACACCGTGTCGCCGCCGACCGCGCGCATCTCGTGGCCGGGCTCGAGGAGTTCGGTGCCGACGGGGTGCGGGTGGTGGGACCCGCCGAGGGACCCTTCGTCCTCGTGCGGCTGCCCCGGGCCGACGCGGTCCGCCGGCAGCTGCGCACCCTGGGCTTCGCGGTGCGGCGCGGGGACACCTTCCCGGGGCTGGACGAGGAGTGGCTGCGGCTGGCGGTACGCGACCGCCCCACGGTCAACCGCTTCCTCCAGGCCCTGGACCAGTCCCTCTCCCTGACCCGCCCCTGA
- a CDS encoding sirohydrochlorin chelatase yields the protein MTTPPPALLIAGHGTRDEAGAEAFRDFVRELGRRHPELPVAGGFIELSPPPLGEAVTELVERGVRRFAAVPLMLVSAGHAKGDIPAALSREKERHPGISYTYGRPLGPHPALLNVLERRLAQALGDSGDPSEVTVLLVGRGSSDPDANAEVFKAARLLWEGRGYAGVETAFVSLAAPDVPSGLDRCLRLGARRIVVLPYFLFTGILPDRVRHQTEDWAAAHPEVEVRSADVIGPEPELLDLVMERYEEAVKGDLRMNCDSCVYRIALPGFEDKVGRPQQPHFHPDDEGHHHHDGHHHGHAHSHAH from the coding sequence GTGACCACCCCGCCGCCCGCCCTGCTCATCGCCGGCCACGGCACCCGGGACGAAGCCGGAGCCGAGGCGTTCCGCGACTTCGTGCGGGAGCTGGGCCGCCGCCACCCCGAACTGCCCGTCGCGGGCGGCTTCATCGAGCTGTCCCCGCCGCCGCTCGGCGAGGCCGTGACGGAACTGGTGGAGCGGGGCGTACGGCGGTTCGCCGCCGTACCGCTGATGCTGGTGTCCGCCGGGCACGCCAAGGGCGACATCCCCGCGGCCCTGTCCCGGGAGAAGGAGCGCCACCCGGGGATCTCGTACACCTACGGGCGTCCGCTGGGCCCGCACCCGGCCCTGCTGAACGTGCTGGAGCGGCGGCTGGCACAGGCGCTGGGCGACAGCGGTGATCCGTCCGAGGTGACCGTGCTGCTGGTCGGGCGCGGGTCGTCGGACCCGGACGCCAACGCGGAGGTGTTCAAGGCGGCGCGGCTGCTGTGGGAGGGGCGCGGCTACGCGGGCGTGGAGACCGCGTTCGTGTCGCTGGCCGCGCCGGACGTGCCGAGCGGACTCGACCGGTGCCTGCGGCTGGGGGCGCGGCGGATCGTCGTCCTGCCGTACTTCCTGTTCACCGGGATCCTGCCGGACCGGGTGCGGCACCAGACCGAGGACTGGGCGGCCGCGCACCCGGAGGTCGAGGTGCGGTCGGCGGACGTCATCGGTCCCGAGCCCGAGCTGCTCGACCTGGTGATGGAGCGCTACGAGGAGGCCGTCAAGGGCGACCTGCGGATGAACTGCGACTCGTGCGTCTACCGGATCGCGCTGCCGGGCTTCGAGGACAAGGTGGGCCGGCCGCAGCAGCCGCACTTCCACCCGGACGACGAGGGTCACCACCACCACGACGGCCACCACCACGGCCACGCGCACTCCCATGCGCACTGA
- a CDS encoding precorrin-8X methylmutase, giving the protein MNRVVHPIEQESFRRLRARLDTSYLAPLSRAVVERVIHSAADLEYADDLVLDEGELVAAHRALHAGAPVVVDVEMVAAGITRRETVCRLKDARSGPGLTRSAHAVRLAYEEVGPGALWVIGCAPTALEELLTLDASPALVIGLPVGFVGAAESKAALRASGLPAVSNVSEKGGSAVAAAALNALLYTPHPSPASPSEEKQ; this is encoded by the coding sequence GTGAACCGTGTGGTCCACCCCATCGAGCAGGAGTCCTTCCGGCGGCTGCGCGCCCGCCTGGACACCTCGTACCTCGCACCGCTGAGCCGGGCGGTGGTGGAGCGGGTCATCCACTCCGCGGCCGACCTGGAGTACGCGGACGACCTCGTCCTGGACGAGGGCGAGCTGGTGGCCGCGCACCGCGCGCTGCACGCCGGGGCGCCCGTCGTCGTCGACGTGGAGATGGTGGCGGCGGGCATCACCCGGCGCGAGACCGTCTGCCGTCTCAAGGACGCCCGGTCCGGTCCCGGGCTGACCCGGTCGGCCCACGCCGTCCGGCTGGCGTACGAGGAGGTCGGGCCCGGCGCCCTCTGGGTGATCGGCTGCGCGCCGACCGCCCTGGAGGAGCTGCTCACGCTCGACGCCTCCCCCGCGCTGGTCATCGGCCTGCCCGTCGGTTTCGTCGGGGCGGCCGAGTCCAAGGCCGCGCTGCGCGCGAGCGGTCTGCCCGCCGTGAGCAACGTCTCCGAGAAGGGCGGGTCGGCGGTCGCCGCCGCCGCGCTCAACGCCCTGCTCTACACCCCGCATCCGTCCCCCGCTTCACCCTCCGAGGAGAAACAGTGA
- the cobJ gene encoding precorrin-3B C(17)-methyltransferase, with amino-acid sequence MIGLISATAAGAAARDRLAAAWPDRTRVYDGPVGDAVRRAFAECGQLVCFLATGAVVRLVAPLLGDKASDPGVVCVDEGGRFAVSLVGGHGGGANELAVAVAEVLGARPVVTTATDAVGIPGLDTLGLPVEGDVPGVTRALLDGEPVALDAEVAWPLPPVPFAPGGAHIVRLTDRAVAPGEREVLLRPPTVVVGVGASRGAPADVVLALVEDALREAGLSALSLAELATVDAKRDEPGLVEAARRLGVPLVTHSAGELADVEVPNPSDAPLAAVGTPSVAEAAALIGGGELLVPKRKSADVPATATCAVVRRPGRGRLAVVGLGPGARDLLTPRAKAELARASVLVGLDQYVDQIRDLLRPGTRILESGLGAEEERARTAVEEARRGQSVALIGSGDAGVYAMASPALAEASDDIDVVGVPGVTAALAAGAILGAPLGHDHVSISLSDLHTPWEVIERRVRAAAEADIVVTFYNPRSRGRDWQLPKALSILAGHREPGTPVGVVRNASRPDGTARLTTLGELDPAWVDMMTVVTVGNTATRNIAGRMVTPRGYRWQENSPQPEPQEGAR; translated from the coding sequence GTGATCGGCCTCATTTCCGCCACCGCGGCGGGAGCGGCGGCGCGCGACCGGCTGGCCGCGGCCTGGCCGGACCGCACGCGCGTGTACGACGGACCCGTCGGGGACGCCGTACGGCGGGCGTTCGCGGAGTGCGGGCAACTGGTGTGCTTCCTCGCGACGGGCGCGGTCGTCCGGCTCGTCGCGCCGCTGCTCGGCGACAAGGCGTCCGACCCCGGGGTGGTGTGCGTCGACGAGGGCGGCCGGTTCGCCGTGTCCCTGGTCGGCGGGCACGGCGGCGGGGCCAACGAGCTCGCCGTGGCCGTCGCGGAGGTGCTGGGCGCCCGTCCGGTGGTGACCACGGCCACCGACGCCGTCGGCATCCCCGGGCTCGACACCCTCGGCCTGCCCGTGGAGGGCGACGTGCCCGGGGTGACGCGGGCCCTGCTGGACGGGGAACCGGTCGCGCTGGACGCCGAGGTGGCCTGGCCGCTGCCGCCGGTGCCGTTCGCGCCGGGTGGGGCCCACATCGTGCGCCTGACGGACCGGGCCGTCGCACCCGGCGAGCGGGAGGTCCTGCTGCGCCCGCCGACCGTCGTCGTCGGCGTCGGCGCGTCCAGGGGCGCCCCGGCCGACGTGGTGCTCGCGCTGGTGGAGGACGCGCTGCGGGAGGCGGGGCTGTCCGCCCTCAGCCTCGCCGAGCTCGCCACCGTCGACGCCAAGCGGGACGAGCCGGGCCTCGTCGAGGCCGCCCGGCGGCTCGGCGTGCCCCTGGTGACGCACTCCGCCGGGGAGCTGGCGGACGTCGAGGTGCCCAACCCGTCCGACGCCCCGCTCGCCGCCGTCGGCACGCCCTCGGTGGCGGAGGCGGCGGCGCTGATCGGCGGGGGCGAACTCCTCGTCCCCAAGCGGAAGTCGGCCGACGTGCCCGCGACCGCGACCTGCGCGGTCGTACGGCGGCCGGGGCGGGGGCGGCTCGCGGTGGTCGGGCTCGGTCCCGGCGCGCGCGACCTGCTGACACCGCGGGCGAAGGCGGAGCTGGCGCGGGCCTCGGTGCTCGTCGGCCTCGACCAGTACGTGGACCAGATCCGCGACCTGCTGCGGCCCGGCACCCGGATCCTGGAGTCGGGGCTCGGGGCCGAGGAGGAGCGGGCCAGGACCGCCGTCGAGGAGGCCCGGCGCGGACAGTCAGTCGCGCTGATCGGCAGCGGGGACGCGGGCGTGTACGCGATGGCCTCGCCGGCACTGGCCGAGGCGTCCGACGACATCGACGTCGTCGGGGTGCCGGGGGTGACCGCCGCGCTCGCCGCCGGGGCGATCCTCGGCGCGCCGCTGGGCCACGACCACGTGTCGATCAGCCTGTCCGACCTGCACACCCCGTGGGAGGTCATCGAGCGGCGGGTGCGCGCGGCCGCCGAGGCGGACATCGTCGTCACCTTCTACAACCCCCGTTCCCGGGGCCGCGACTGGCAGCTGCCCAAGGCGCTGTCGATCCTCGCCGGGCACCGGGAGCCGGGCACCCCGGTGGGCGTCGTGCGCAACGCCTCGCGCCCGGACGGGACCGCGCGGCTGACGACCCTCGGCGAACTCGACCCGGCCTGGGTCGACATGATGACGGTCGTCACGGTCGGCAACACGGCGACCCGGAACATCGCGGGACGCATGGTGACGCCCCGCGGCTACCGCTGGCAGGAGAACTCCCCGCAGCCAGAGCCCCAGGAGGGTGCCCGGTGA
- the cbiE gene encoding precorrin-6y C5,15-methyltransferase (decarboxylating) subunit CbiE, with amino-acid sequence MTGQITVVGTGTGAAAPAAEVLAGADLVVGGRRHLDAAELPASAERIVLGPLAPALDAVGEYADRGRRVVVLASGDPGFFGIVRALAERFGPDRLDVRPGVSSVAAAFARIGLTWDDAVVVSAHGRDPRTAVNVCRAHPKTAVLTGPGAGPAELGAALARSASGRVLVVASALGDPVHERVERVSPAEAAARDWGTAVSVVLCLDESRAAGPVRTLAGPAVRPAGWALDEGGFTHRDSMITKFEVRALALARLGPRPGDLVWDVGSGSGSVAVECARLGAAVSAVERTADGVGRIRANAVAHGVDVHVVHGDAPDALDGLDAPDAVFVGGGGRELPAIVGVCARRARRTVVVALAALDRVPAVRAALTDAGYGTDGVLLQSARLAPLPGDVTRLAATNPVFLLWGTRTPLFEEGVAQ; translated from the coding sequence GTGACCGGACAGATCACCGTCGTCGGCACCGGCACCGGGGCGGCGGCGCCCGCGGCGGAGGTCCTCGCCGGCGCCGACCTCGTGGTGGGCGGGCGGCGGCACCTGGACGCGGCGGAGCTGCCCGCGTCCGCCGAGCGGATCGTGCTCGGTCCGCTGGCCCCGGCCCTCGACGCCGTCGGGGAGTACGCCGACCGGGGCCGGCGGGTGGTCGTGCTGGCCTCCGGCGATCCCGGGTTCTTCGGGATCGTGCGGGCGCTGGCCGAGCGCTTCGGGCCGGACCGGCTGGACGTGCGGCCCGGCGTGTCCTCCGTGGCCGCCGCCTTCGCCCGGATCGGACTGACCTGGGACGACGCCGTCGTCGTCAGCGCGCACGGGCGGGATCCGCGGACGGCGGTCAACGTGTGCCGGGCACATCCGAAGACCGCCGTCCTGACCGGCCCGGGCGCCGGGCCCGCCGAGCTGGGCGCCGCGCTCGCGCGCAGCGCGTCCGGGCGGGTGCTCGTCGTCGCCTCCGCACTGGGCGACCCGGTCCACGAGCGCGTGGAGCGCGTCTCCCCCGCCGAGGCGGCCGCGCGCGACTGGGGCACGGCGGTGAGCGTCGTCCTGTGCCTGGACGAGTCGCGGGCGGCCGGTCCCGTACGGACCCTGGCGGGGCCGGCCGTCCGGCCGGCCGGATGGGCGCTGGACGAGGGCGGCTTCACCCACCGGGACTCGATGATCACCAAGTTCGAGGTGCGGGCGCTGGCCCTGGCCCGGCTCGGTCCGCGCCCCGGCGACCTCGTCTGGGACGTGGGCTCGGGGTCCGGGTCGGTGGCCGTGGAGTGCGCCCGGCTCGGCGCCGCGGTGAGCGCCGTCGAGCGGACGGCGGACGGCGTCGGGCGGATCCGCGCCAACGCCGTCGCGCACGGCGTCGACGTGCACGTGGTGCACGGCGACGCGCCGGACGCGCTGGACGGGCTCGACGCACCCGACGCCGTGTTCGTCGGCGGCGGGGGGCGCGAACTGCCCGCGATCGTCGGCGTGTGCGCGCGACGGGCCCGGCGGACCGTGGTCGTCGCGCTGGCCGCGCTCGACCGGGTCCCCGCGGTGCGCGCCGCGCTGACGGACGCCGGGTACGGCACCGACGGGGTGCTGTTGCAGTCCGCCCGGCTCGCGCCGCTGCCCGGTGACGTGACCCGGCTCGCGGCGACCAACCCGGTTTTCCTGCTGTGGGGGACCAGAACCCCCCTCTTCGAAGAAGGAGTTGCTCAGTGA